Proteins from a single region of Syntrophales bacterium:
- a CDS encoding FAD-dependent oxidoreductase gives MKTEFNVHKVVIVGNGIAGNRVAAELRERDKEIEICILSAEAVPEYDPCSLPYYLAGNIGKKDVFKKTVEDYKRLNIDIMFNSKVAAINPEAKNVTTEEGVEIGYDKLVLAHGGALFFPPIEGIRNEGVFSCKQVSEAEKLEAHKGSKAVVIGSGAIGIEAAEALKKKGYEVHIIELLGWILPVLFDEPTARILEAAMEGYGIHLHTGEKVLQIKGEAKVSSVVTDKREIECDTVVVATGVVPGTALAKTAQIETGRGIKVNRKMETSVSDIYACGDCVETFDACTEETVMFQLKHNAIEQAQIVARNILGDDVKYLGAYAFARVHFFNTHASTFGKTMRATACMLGKSELIEKQSGDDYLRIVLLDGKVLGGQAIGKYAEAIGAFIGAMWRKDDLDQLRAKWRQIPQAGAASAWPLIRLGQFIGSSVQS, from the coding sequence ATGAAAACGGAGTTTAATGTTCACAAGGTAGTTATTGTGGGAAATGGGATTGCCGGCAATCGAGTGGCCGCTGAACTGCGGGAAAGGGACAAGGAAATCGAGATATGCATCCTTTCCGCCGAGGCTGTTCCGGAATATGATCCATGCTCGCTTCCCTATTATCTTGCCGGCAATATCGGGAAGAAAGATGTTTTCAAAAAAACCGTTGAAGATTACAAGCGGCTTAACATTGATATTATGTTCAACAGCAAGGTTGCTGCCATTAACCCGGAGGCCAAGAATGTCACAACCGAAGAGGGCGTGGAAATAGGCTACGACAAACTCGTGCTGGCCCATGGCGGCGCCCTTTTCTTTCCACCGATTGAGGGGATTCGCAACGAAGGCGTATTCAGTTGCAAACAGGTGTCGGAAGCGGAAAAGCTGGAAGCTCACAAAGGCAGCAAAGCGGTCGTGATCGGCTCCGGAGCGATTGGGATAGAAGCGGCGGAGGCATTGAAGAAAAAGGGATATGAGGTTCATATCATTGAGCTTCTGGGATGGATTCTGCCGGTCCTGTTTGATGAGCCCACCGCCAGGATACTGGAAGCGGCGATGGAGGGGTACGGGATTCATCTTCATACCGGGGAAAAGGTTCTCCAGATTAAAGGGGAGGCAAAGGTTTCCAGCGTTGTCACGGACAAGCGGGAGATCGAATGCGACACGGTTGTAGTTGCAACGGGCGTGGTTCCCGGAACGGCGCTTGCCAAAACCGCGCAGATCGAAACGGGGCGCGGCATCAAGGTGAACAGGAAGATGGAAACCTCGGTTTCCGATATTTATGCCTGTGGGGACTGTGTCGAAACCTTTGATGCCTGTACCGAAGAGACAGTCATGTTTCAGTTGAAGCATAACGCGATTGAGCAGGCGCAAATCGTGGCCAGAAACATCCTGGGAGATGATGTCAAATACCTTGGCGCCTATGCGTTTGCGCGAGTGCATTTTTTTAACACCCATGCGTCCACCTTCGGTAAAACCATGCGGGCAACCGCGTGTATGCTGGGGAAATCCGAGCTTATCGAAAAGCAGAGCGGCGATGATTATTTGCGGATTGTTTTGCTGGACGGCAAGGTGCTGGGCGGCCAGGCCATTGGCAAGTACGCCGAGGCCATTGGCGCATTTATTGGCGCCATGTGGCGAAAAGACGATCTGGACCAATTGAGAGCTAAATGGCGCCAAATCCCGCAAGCAGGCGCCGCTTCCGCGTGGCCTTTGATCCGGCTGGGGCAGTTTATCGGATCATCTGTACAGAGTTGA
- a CDS encoding ATP-binding protein — protein sequence MGVSVMDRDICCQNFQGMIAYIRNHYGDQGVRELLTGLTDNPRFLIRDKLHPSTFHPVQEAHLNDAACWVSNEFSLALFENIYKVVHSPNPLIEVGAGAVRESLSKRTLFAARLMGPAVTARQVSRINARFNNTKDVRLIDLSSGAMSFELRYRPGFRVTKNVCHWNLGIYTEIGRLTGVSNVVAKETQCVVDGDDCCLFRITWDPSPWYRRLSRGITNKFIHWMVHDLIEDYETTVQERDQLIERLIRSEQTYRTLFEDSPEAMSLTTGGKIVDVNPSWLRVHGFTRKEDVLCMDVINLVHPEDRLFLSNRRKAWPNLDNRFYRLRDLCCDGSSLDVEVYSFQIAVGGTTSILATVRDITELKRTEDFQRQLESRIKRAEKMEALGTMAGGVAHDLNNILSGIVGYPDLLLMQLPPGDSILRDPLQAIKESGLKAGAIVQDLLTMARRGVSSSEVVNLNSIIQKYLKSPEFDKLIFHNPHAEVKTQLSAGLLNVAGSPVHLIKTVMNLVNNAAEAMPAGGVITISTENVYVDRPIAGYDDIREGDYVVMTIEDTGVGITPEDREKIFEPFYTKKVMGRSGTGLGMAVVWGAVKDHNGYINLESVMGKGTRITIYLPATAREVFVSAAAIDLEKIRGRGERIMIVDDVAEQQDIAKRILTHLGYQAAVAASGEQAVTALMEQPYDLLLLDMIMDPGMDGLDTYRKILDYRPGQRAIIASGYSETARVREMQRLGAGRYLKKPYTVEMLARALREELDR from the coding sequence ATGGGCGTTTCCGTCATGGACAGGGATATTTGCTGTCAGAATTTCCAGGGGATGATCGCCTACATCAGGAATCATTATGGCGATCAGGGGGTCCGGGAACTGCTCACAGGGTTGACGGACAATCCGCGCTTCCTCATCAGGGACAAACTTCATCCTTCAACTTTCCATCCGGTTCAAGAAGCACACCTGAACGATGCCGCCTGCTGGGTATCCAATGAATTTTCACTGGCCCTATTCGAAAACATTTACAAGGTGGTTCACTCCCCGAATCCGCTCATTGAAGTAGGTGCAGGCGCCGTCCGCGAAAGCCTCTCCAAGCGGACGCTCTTCGCGGCCCGGCTCATGGGACCCGCCGTCACGGCGAGGCAGGTTTCCAGAATTAACGCCCGGTTCAATAATACCAAGGATGTCAGACTGATCGATTTATCGTCCGGCGCGATGAGCTTCGAGTTAAGATACCGTCCGGGTTTCAGAGTGACCAAAAATGTCTGCCACTGGAACCTCGGCATCTACACTGAAATAGGCCGGCTGACAGGGGTTTCCAATGTAGTTGCCAAAGAAACGCAGTGTGTCGTCGATGGAGATGATTGCTGTTTGTTCCGAATTACCTGGGATCCGTCTCCCTGGTATCGGCGGTTGAGCAGGGGGATCACCAACAAGTTTATCCACTGGATGGTTCACGATCTGATTGAGGATTACGAAACAACGGTTCAAGAACGGGACCAGTTGATCGAACGGCTCATCCGCTCTGAACAGACCTACCGGACGCTCTTTGAGGATTCGCCTGAAGCCATGAGCCTGACAACCGGGGGGAAAATCGTTGACGTTAATCCGAGCTGGCTGAGGGTTCACGGGTTTACCCGCAAAGAGGATGTCCTATGCATGGATGTAATCAATCTGGTTCATCCAGAGGACCGGTTGTTCCTTTCGAATCGCCGTAAAGCTTGGCCCAATCTGGACAACCGTTTTTACAGGCTCAGGGATCTGTGCTGCGACGGTTCCTCTCTGGATGTTGAGGTCTATTCTTTCCAGATCGCCGTCGGCGGTACAACATCCATTTTGGCCACTGTACGCGATATCACCGAACTAAAGCGTACTGAAGATTTCCAGCGGCAGCTCGAGTCCCGGATAAAACGCGCGGAAAAGATGGAGGCCCTGGGAACCATGGCGGGCGGGGTGGCCCACGACCTCAACAATATCCTCTCCGGCATCGTCGGCTATCCAGATCTTTTACTGATGCAGTTGCCGCCCGGGGACAGCATCCTTAGGGATCCGCTCCAGGCGATCAAGGAGAGCGGCCTGAAGGCAGGGGCGATCGTGCAGGATCTGCTGACTATGGCCCGCCGGGGGGTCTCCAGCAGCGAGGTTGTTAACCTGAACAGCATCATCCAGAAATACCTGAAAAGCCCCGAGTTCGATAAGCTGATTTTCCACAATCCCCATGCGGAGGTGAAAACGCAGTTGAGCGCCGGTCTGCTGAACGTAGCAGGTTCTCCCGTCCATCTTATAAAGACGGTTATGAACCTTGTAAACAATGCTGCCGAAGCGATGCCTGCAGGAGGAGTCATCACCATCAGTACGGAAAACGTCTATGTTGATCGACCTATTGCGGGCTATGACGATATCAGAGAGGGGGATTACGTGGTAATGACCATAGAAGACACGGGGGTCGGCATTACACCTGAGGACAGGGAAAAGATATTCGAACCTTTCTACACGAAAAAAGTGATGGGGAGAAGCGGCACGGGTCTGGGGATGGCCGTGGTCTGGGGAGCAGTGAAGGATCACAATGGGTACATCAATCTGGAAAGTGTCATGGGAAAGGGCACCCGCATAACCATCTACCTGCCGGCTACCGCCCGGGAGGTCTTCGTATCCGCTGCCGCAATTGACCTCGAAAAGATCCGGGGCAGGGGAGAAAGAATTATGATTGTGGATGACGTAGCGGAGCAGCAGGATATCGCAAAAAGAATACTGACCCATCTTGGGTATCAGGCGGCCGTTGCCGCCAGCGGTGAGCAAGCCGTCACCGCTTTAATGGAACAGCCATACGATCTGCTGCTGCTGGACATGATCATGGACCCGGGAATGGACGGACTGGATACATACCGGAAGATACTCGATTACCGCCCGGGCCAGCGGGCTATCATCGCCAGCGGTTATTCGGAAACCGCCCGGGTGCGCGAGATGCAGCGGCTGGGTGCAGGGAGGTACCTCAAAAAACCTTATACGGTTGAAATGCTGGCACGCGCCCTCAGGGAAGAGCTGGACCGCTGA